CCGTGGGGGCCGTTAAAGAGTAATGGCAAATACCCCTGGACCTCCGGCACATCGGCGGAAAAAGTCGCCATCCGCGCGCGGATAAACGCCGCCATACATTGGCAGCAGAAAACCGGTCATGCCAGTTGGGTCGGGGGCTGGTCGCCGGGAGAAACCATCAAAAATGCGCCATCGCCTTCACAGCTCGCCTTTGCCCGTTTTATGGCCTGTGAGCTGAAGAAAGCGAAAATTCCGTATGCTATCAACGCGGATACGCAGTTTTATGATGGGGAAGAGGGAGCGTGGCGGCCAGCGCTGGAACCGTTGCTGACCGCGATGATATCGCCGAAGTGTGAACAGCCCGGCGATAAGCCGGGCCATCATCTGATTAAACCGCCTGCTCCTGATGGGATACACGAGACGCCAGTGGGAGCCAGCACAGTAAAATCAACAGCCCCATAAAGGTCATCAACATCCCGAGGCTGGCTTGCCCGGTTTGCGGCATCATCGCGGAGAGCCACGCCAGCACGCCAGAGCCGATGTTTTGCAAGCCACCTACCAGTGCACCGGCTGTTCCGGCCAGGAACGGGAAAGGTTCCATCGCCCCGCTGGTTGCCAGCGGAAACAACATGCCTGCGCCGAAGAAGAACAGCGCAGCCGGGATCAACAGCGTCCAGACGTTCATCACGCCGAACCAGCCAGGGACCCACATCATCACGCCTGCCAGCAGGCAGCTGATCACCGATTGCCACATCAGCGTGGAGAAGCGTTTATTGGGACGACCGGCAAACCATGCGCCGAAAAACGCCGCCGGGATCGGCAGAATAAACAAGACGCTCACCACCATGCTGCTTAAACCTAATACGGCACCCATCAGTACACCGGAGCAGGCCTCGAAGACGGCAATCCCGGCCAGGCCGCCGATCAGCATCAGTAAATAACAGGTAAACGCGCCGTTGCTGAACAGGGTTTTGTAGCTGGTGATAAGCCGTGTGCGCGGTGCGCCCGTCGGACGGGTTTCCGGCATCCAGCGTGCCATGCTAACGGTGACACCTGCGCAGAGGACCAGCAGAAAGATGTAACAGGCGCGCCAGTTCCACATAGTGTCCAGCAGACCGCCGATCAGCGGAGCCATCAACGGGCTGACCAAAATCCCCATATTCAGCAAGCTGTTGGCGTGGCGCAGTTGTGTGCCCTCATACAGATCGCGCGGTAAGGTACGCGCCATCACCCCGCCAACGCCGGTCCCCATGCCCTGCATCGCACTGGCGGCAATCAGCACCGTCAGGCTGTGGGTGGTGATGGCGACCAGCGTGGCCAGCATAAAGATGGACATGCCGACGAGGATCACCGGGCGACGCCCGACACGGTCGGAAAGTGGGCCGTAAACCAGCTGTGACAGACCGTACGTCAGCAGGTAGGCGGCCATCACGCTTTGTACGGCCCCTTCGCGGACATTCAGTTCACGCGCCATATCGGCAATTGCCGGGATATAGATGGTTTGCGCCATCTGACCCACTGCGACAAGTAATACCAACATCAACAACAAATTGACGCTTTTCTGCCTTTTCATTTCGCTGATTACTTTTTAAAAAGAGAAAAAAATAAGAATAAGTGGCTATGTATTGCCATAAATGCGAGTGAAATCTACCACACCAGTAAAAGAAGGCCAGATAGACGACTGGAATGGTGTGTCGGCGAACGGCAGGATATGTAAACAAAAAACGGCAACAAATGTTGCCGGATTGCATCAAGCAAGGCGAAGCAGCATGGCGCCAGCGGCAATACCGCCTGCGGCGACGAGACGCAACCCGACGACCCGCTCTTTGAGCAATAGCCACGCGATAAGCGCGCCGAACAAAATAGAGGTCTCGCGCAGCGCGGCGACCACCGCCAGGGGGGATTGTGTCATCGCCCACAGCGCCAGTCCGTAAGAGCCCATGGTGCCGATGCCGCCAAAAATCCCCTTCTTCCAGTGCTGCACCAGGTAGCGTGCGGCCTCCTGGCGTCGGGCAATCATCGCCCAACTCAACAGGCAGGAGCCATTGAGGAAGAATGTCCACAAGGTGTATCCCAGCGCGGTTTCCGACAGTCGTACGCCCGTCCCGTCCACCAGCGTATATCCGGCAATAAAACAGGCGTTAATCAGGGCCAGAACCACGCCCTGCCGGGAACTGGCGTGGCCGTTGAAGGCCATACCGAGGATGGCAATGCAGATCACCACAATACCGACCCAGGCCAGTGAGGAGAGGCTGTCGCCGAGAAACAGTACGCTGATTATCGCGACCAGCAGCGGAGCGGAACCGCGCATTAAGGGATAGGTTTGGCTCATATCCGAAACCTGATAGGTTTTGGCGACCAGAACGGTATAGACCACCTGTAACACGGTAGAGGCGGCTAAAAAGGGGATGCTGGCAACGGCAGGCGGCGGGGCAAAAGGTAAACAAACCAGCGCCATTAATGCCGCAGAACCGCTGACGCCAATCGCCGAGTAGAGCTTGTCGTTTCCTGCTTTCACGATGGCGTTCCAGCTGGCGTGCAGCAGCGCGGCGAACAGCAAAATGCAGAAAACGGAAAGGGTCATGGCGACAGGTGTCTTAAGGGATGTAATAAAAATGTAACATACTCTTGAGGTACACGCACCAGGCAGAGGGTGAAAGGGGAGCGGTTGTCCGCTCCCCTTTGGTGCGGCTTGAATCTGAATTACTTGAGGTATTTCAGAACAGCATCAAGCAGTTGCAGTGCAGCAACAATGAGTTTCAGGATAAGAATAGCGATATCCACGAGGCTCATACGCGTCTCCTGTGGTGAAGGAGCACTGCCAGCTGACGTACCTTTCCGCTGCCTGTTGCCAGCTGTTGCGCACGCGATCTCTCTTGCGAGAAATGTTGTGCTTGTTGACGTAACACAGTGTGCTCACATGGGGTTAAGGCGCTGACGGCACCACCCGTTTCAGCCAGGGCTTTGTTGCGCCGGTTTACGATGCGGCCCCGCATAACACATTGCGTACAGTGATATTATAGATGAATTACTGTATAAATAAACAGTAATTTTTAGACAAAACACCCTCTCTGTACCATACTCAAAAGCGTCAAAATTCGTGCCGAAATTGCGTGTTTTTCGTGGAATGCGTATACTTCTGGTGTTGACATAACACAGTGTGCTTTGCGGTTACCAGCCGTATAACGCTGATAAAAACCTCGCTTCGGCGGGGTTTTTTGTTTTTACATCGTTATCAGTGATAACGTGATCGCTGACGCATTTTTGCACAGATGAAATTTTTTCCATTGTCACATCTAAAAAGCTGTGCTTGTATAAATCCTGTTAATCAATAAACAGACAAGGTCCCTAATGAACCCTTCCATGCTAACCGCGACCCTACTAAAAACTGCGCAACCTGCCGCAGTGGTCGTCGTGCGTGTGGTGGTGGTCGTCGGCAATGCGCCGTAGGGTCCGGAACACACGATTCCAAAACCCCGCCGGCGCAAACCGGGCGGGGTTTTTCGTTTAAGAGCCCCTCCCGGAGCCTCGGCCCAGAATAAAAGGACTGGAGCATGGCAAGTTCGGGTACAACATCCACACGTAAGCGCTTTACGGGCGCAGAGTTGATCGTTCATTTACTGGAACGCCAGGGTATCACCGTGGTGGCCGGGATCCCGGGCGGTTCGATTCTCCCCGTCTACGACGCCTTAAGCCAAAGCACGCAAATCCGTCATATCCTGGCGCGTCACGAACAAGGCGCGGGGTTTATTGCGCAGGGTATGGCGCGAACTGATGGCAAACCCGCTGTTTGTATGGCCTGTAGCGGACCGGGGGCGACGAACCTGGTCACCGCCATTGCCGATGCGCGTCTCGACTCCATTCCGTTGGTGTGTATTACCGGTCAGGTACCGGCCTCCATGATTGGTACCGACGCTTTCCAGGAAGTGGACACCTACGGCATTTCTATCCCCATCACCAAGCACAACTATCTGGTCAGAGATATTCACGAATTGCCGCAGGTGATGAGTGATGCTTTTCGCATTGCCCAGTCGGGACGCCCGGGGCCGGTGTGGATAGACATTCCTAAGGATGTGCAGACCGCCACGATCGAGCTGGAAGCACTGCCGCCTGCGGCAGAGAAATCGCCCTCGCCGGAATTCAGCGCTGAAAGTATTCGTGACGCCGCCGCGATGATTAATGCGGCAAAACGCCCGGTGCTGTATCTCGGCGGCGGTGTCATCAATGCACCTGCCCGTGTGCGCGAACTGGCGGAAAAAGCGCAGTTACCGACCACCATGACCTTAATGGCGCTGGGTATGTTGCCAAAAGCGCACCCGCTGTCGTTAGGCATGCTGGGTATGCATGGCGCACGCAGCACCAACTTTATCCTGCAAGAGGCGGATTTGCTGATTGTTCTGGGCGCGCGTTTTGATGACCGGGCGATTGGTAAAACGGAGCAGTTCTGCCCGAACGCCAACATTATTCATGTCGATATCGACCGCGCGGAGCTGGGGAAAATCAAGCAGGCGCATGTGGCGATTCAGGCCGATGTGGATGATGTTCTGGCCCAGTTGATCCCATTCATTGACGTGCAACCGCGTGAGGAGTGGCACCGGACGGTGGCGGATTTGCAGCGTGAATTTCCGGGGGCGATCCCGCAAGAGAGCGATCCGCTCAGCCATTATGGGCTGATTAATGCCGTGGCTGCCTGCGTGGACGACTGCGCGATTGTCACCACCGATGTGGGGCAGCATCAGATGTGGACGGCGCAGGCGTATCCGCTCAACCGTCCTCGCCAGTGGCTGACCTCTGGTGGACTGGGCACCATGGGCTTTGGCCTGCCGGCGGCGATTGGCGCCGCGCTGGCGAACCCTGACCGTAAGGTATTATGTTTCTCCGGCGATGGTAGCCTGATGATGAATATTCAGGAGATGGCGACCGCCAGCGAAAATCAGCTGGATGTGAAAATCATTCTGATGAACAACGAAGCGCTGGGTCTGGTCCATCAGCAGCAGAGTCTGTTTTACAAGCAGGGCGTCTTCGCCGCCACCTACCCAGGGATGATCAACTTTATGCAGATTGCTGCCGGATTTGGTCTGGAAACCTGTGATTTAAATAACGAAGCTGACCCGCAGGCGGCGTTGCAGGCGATTATCTCCCGTCCGGGACCGGCGCTGATTCATGTGCGTATTGATGCGGAACAAAAAGTGTATCCGATGGTGCCGCCGGGCGCGGCAAATACAGAGATGGTGGGGGAATAAACCATGCAGAAACAGTCACATGAAAACGTCATTCTGGAACTCACCGTGCGTAACCATCCGGGGGTAATGACCCACGTCTGCGGCCTGTTTGCCCGTCGCGCCTTTAACGTGGAGGGCATCCTCTGTTTGCCGATCCAGAACAGCGACCAAAGCCGTATCTGGCTCCTGGTCAATGACGATCAACGTCTTGAACAGATGATTAGCCAGATTGATAAACTGGAAGATGTCGCGAAAGTGGTGCGTAACCAGTCAGATCCGACCATGTTTACTAAGATTGCCGTCTTTTTCGAGTAATGTTAATCACCCTCTGAATCTGGGGTGATCACTTTGACGGAACCGTTCCGGCAGTGGGTTGCATAATCTGCCGGTAACGGGCGATCGCTTATCAATACATCGAAGGTAGACAGTGGGCCAATGCTGGCAGGAGCGACCTCATCAAACAGGGCGTGGCGCGTCAGCAATATTTTACGCAGTCCGCGTTCCATCGCTTTACGCTTGGTGGCAAGGTCATCCGGGTTAAACCAGCTAACGCCAAAATGCTCATGCACGCCGCTGGCGGAGATAAATACTTTACGTGGGTTGAGCGAGTCGAGTGCTGAAGGGTTGCTGGCATCGTAAAACGCGTCACTCTTGGCCCGATAAGTTCCACCGCAAAGGATTGCCGTGGCGTTGGGCTTTTCATTCAGCGCTATAAACACGCGGTGCGAGTAGCAAATTCCGGTAAATGTAATGTCGTCAGGGATCATGCTGATCACCAGCGGCATTTCCGGGCC
This Citrobacter enshiensis DNA region includes the following protein-coding sequences:
- the emrD gene encoding multidrug efflux MFS transporter EmrD, which translates into the protein MKRQKSVNLLLMLVLLVAVGQMAQTIYIPAIADMARELNVREGAVQSVMAAYLLTYGLSQLVYGPLSDRVGRRPVILVGMSIFMLATLVAITTHSLTVLIAASAMQGMGTGVGGVMARTLPRDLYEGTQLRHANSLLNMGILVSPLMAPLIGGLLDTMWNWRACYIFLLVLCAGVTVSMARWMPETRPTGAPRTRLITSYKTLFSNGAFTCYLLMLIGGLAGIAVFEACSGVLMGAVLGLSSMVVSVLFILPIPAAFFGAWFAGRPNKRFSTLMWQSVISCLLAGVMMWVPGWFGVMNVWTLLIPAALFFFGAGMLFPLATSGAMEPFPFLAGTAGALVGGLQNIGSGVLAWLSAMMPQTGQASLGMLMTFMGLLILLCWLPLASRVSHQEQAV
- a CDS encoding DMT family transporter — protein: MTSLKTPVAMTLSVFCILLFAALLHASWNAIVKAGNDKLYSAIGVSGSAALMALVCLPFAPPPAVASIPFLAASTVLQVVYTVLVAKTYQVSDMSQTYPLMRGSAPLLVAIISVLFLGDSLSSLAWVGIVVICIAILGMAFNGHASSRQGVVLALINACFIAGYTLVDGTGVRLSETALGYTLWTFFLNGSCLLSWAMIARRQEAARYLVQHWKKGIFGGIGTMGSYGLALWAMTQSPLAVVAALRETSILFGALIAWLLLKERVVGLRLVAAGGIAAGAMLLRLA
- the tisB gene encoding type I toxin-antitoxin system toxin TisB produces the protein MSLVDIAILILKLIVAALQLLDAVLKYLK
- the ivbL gene encoding ilvB operon leader peptide IvbL codes for the protein MNPSMLTATLLKTAQPAAVVVVRVVVVVGNAP
- the ilvB gene encoding acetolactate synthase large subunit: MASSGTTSTRKRFTGAELIVHLLERQGITVVAGIPGGSILPVYDALSQSTQIRHILARHEQGAGFIAQGMARTDGKPAVCMACSGPGATNLVTAIADARLDSIPLVCITGQVPASMIGTDAFQEVDTYGISIPITKHNYLVRDIHELPQVMSDAFRIAQSGRPGPVWIDIPKDVQTATIELEALPPAAEKSPSPEFSAESIRDAAAMINAAKRPVLYLGGGVINAPARVRELAEKAQLPTTMTLMALGMLPKAHPLSLGMLGMHGARSTNFILQEADLLIVLGARFDDRAIGKTEQFCPNANIIHVDIDRAELGKIKQAHVAIQADVDDVLAQLIPFIDVQPREEWHRTVADLQREFPGAIPQESDPLSHYGLINAVAACVDDCAIVTTDVGQHQMWTAQAYPLNRPRQWLTSGGLGTMGFGLPAAIGAALANPDRKVLCFSGDGSLMMNIQEMATASENQLDVKIILMNNEALGLVHQQQSLFYKQGVFAATYPGMINFMQIAAGFGLETCDLNNEADPQAALQAIISRPGPALIHVRIDAEQKVYPMVPPGAANTEMVGE
- the ilvN gene encoding acetolactate synthase small subunit — protein: MQKQSHENVILELTVRNHPGVMTHVCGLFARRAFNVEGILCLPIQNSDQSRIWLLVNDDQRLEQMISQIDKLEDVAKVVRNQSDPTMFTKIAVFFE
- a CDS encoding DeoR family transcriptional regulator produces the protein METKQKERIRRLMELLKKTDRIHLKDAARMLEVSVMTIRRDLSQDDEPLPLTLLGGYIVMVNKPATLTHAPLPVKKTHHHDDLAVAILAAGLVNENDLVFFDNGPEMPLVISMIPDDITFTGICYSHRVFIALNEKPNATAILCGGTYRAKSDAFYDASNPSALDSLNPRKVFISASGVHEHFGVSWFNPDDLATKRKAMERGLRKILLTRHALFDEVAPASIGPLSTFDVLISDRPLPADYATHCRNGSVKVITPDSEGD